The Deinococcus aquaticus genomic interval GCTGACGGCCCTTCGCACGGCGACGCGCGAGGATGTTACGGCCGGACTTGGTCTTCATGCGGGCGCGGAAGCCGTGGGTCTTGGCGCGCTTGCGGACGTTGGGTTGGTAGGTACGCTTCATGGTGCTCTCCTTGCTCGCGCCGTGGCCCTGCACCCTGGGGGCCGGGCCAGCCTGACGCGATAGCGCCCCCCTACGGAGGGCAAACTCCGGGAGTGTATCACGGAAGGCGGACACCATCCAAGAGGCCCGCGCCGGTCGCCGGTCGGTGCGGGCAGGTCAACTTCGCATGACAGCCGGCGACCCGCCGCTTAAGCTGACCGCATGATCAGCACTGACCGGGGCTGGACGGCCCTGCTGGCGGCGGGCACGCTGCTGTGCGCCGCGCTGAGCCTGGGGCCGGCGCTGCTGCCGCGCCCGCAGGTGCCGGTGGTGACGCGCGTGCCGCTCCCACCTCCCTCGCCCACGGCGGCCCCGTCCGGGAGCGGGCAGGAGCCGCCGGTCTACCCGGCGACAGCCAGCGTGCAGCCGCTGATCTCGGGCCGCGTGAACCTGAACACCGCCACGCCAGAGCAACTGGAGGCCCTGCCGAAGGTGGGTCCGTCGCTGGCGGCGAAGCTGATCGCGGGCCGTCCGTACCGCTCGCTGGCCGACCTGGACCGCGTGAAGGGCGTGGGGCCGTCGACCCTGAAGACCCTGTCGCCGCTGGTGTCGTTCTGAAACGGATTCCGTTTGTTTCGCTGACAATCCGGAACTTCACCGGATTGCCAGCTCCACGTCCGGAACCCGTTTCTCTCCCACTCGCATCCGCTCGGATTGAATGGTCTTTGCAGCCCATTCAATCGGAGTCCGTATGAGCGGACGGCACGCGCCGGGGGTGGGATCAACGCCGCCCCGCACGGCGCCGGGTGCCGTGACCGCTGCCATGCCAGTCGCGGTGATGGGGGCCGCGCCGGTTGGAGTGGCGGCGCGCACGGCGTGGTCGGTTCCGGGGGCGCTGGGGGTGATCGCCGGCATCCTGCTGGCGCTGGGAGTCACGCTGGGCTTCGGCGGGAACGGCGCGCTGTCCCTGGCGGGGCTGGGCGCGCTGCTGGGGGCACTGACGTGGCGTGAACCCCGGCGGGCGCTGCTGCTGGGGCTGGCCGTGGCGGGTGTGGGGGCGGGGTTCCTGTCGGCCCGCACGGTCCTGGCCCGCCCGGACCCCATGACGCCGTGGCTGGGCGCGCAGGTGACGCTGCGGGGCGAGTGGGACGGACAGTTCCTGACGCTGGCCGAGCCGCGCGCGCGGGTGGTGGTCGCGCCGAAACCCACGCAGGGACCGGGGGCGCTGGTGGTGGCGGGCCGGCTGGTCCCGCCGGAAGGACGGCGCACGCCCGGCGGCTTCGATCAGGCAGGGTGGCTGCGCTCGCAGGGCGGGCTGTTCGTACCGGCCCCCGGCGCGGTGCTGGTCGCGGCGCAGGTCCGGGCGCACGAGCCGGAGCGTGGGCTGCGCGGCTGGTTCCGGCGGGGCCTGAGTGCCGGGCTGGACGAACGGCGCGCGGCGCTGATGCAGGCCATCGAACTCGGGGACCGCAGCGACATCACCCGTGAAGAGTTCGCCGCAGGGTACTCGGTGCGGGACGCCTTCACCCGCGCCGGACTGGCGCACCTGATGGCGCTGTCCGGGCAGAACGTCGCGCTGATCACGGGCGTGCTGGTGTGGCTAATGATCCGCGCCGGGGCCTCGCCCGCCTGGCGGTTCGGGGTCCCGGCCGCGCTGCTGCTGCCTTACCTGCTGATGCTGGTGCAGCCCTCGCCGAGTATCACGCGGGCGGTGATCATGGGCGGCGTGGTGCTGGTCGCGCTGGCAGTGGGGCGCGGGCGGCCCGACCCGCTGGGCCTGATCGCGCTGGCGGCGCTGCTGTGCCTGCTGCTGTTCCCACTGTGGCTGCTGGACCTGGGTTTCGGGCTGTCGTTCCTGGCGGTGCTGGCCCTGACCGGCTCGGCGCGGCTGGCCGGGCGGCTGCCCGCGCGCTGGCCACACACCCTGCGGCTGGCGGTCGCGGCGACCGTGCTGGCGGAACTGGGCACCCTGCCGGTCATCGCGGGGACGTTCGGGCAGGTGCCGCTGGTGGGCCTGCCCGCCAACCTCGTGGCGGGCGTGATCATGGCGGCGCTGGTGCCGCTGGGGTTCCTGGCGGGACTGCTGGGACCAGTGGCCGCGCCGCTGAACCTGATCAACGGGCCGCTGGCGTCGGCGCTGCTGCTGGTCGCGCAGACCTTCGGGCAGGCACCGGTCCTGACCTGGGGCGTGATCGGGCCGGGCGGGACGCTGGCCTTCGTCACGGCAGCCGGGGCGGGCTGGCTGTGGCTGATGGGGCGCGTGCCGGGCCGGGCAGTGCTGGGGGCGGTGCTGGCCGGCACGCTGCTCACGGCGCTGCCCGGCTGGGTGCGGCCCGCGCAGGACATCGTGTTCCTGGACGTGGGCCAGGGCGACTGCACGCTGCTGCGGCTGCCGGGCCTGACCGTTCTGATCGACGCGGGCGGCTCGGTCGGCAGTGACTACGACGTGGGCGGGCGCACGGTCGTCCCGGCCCTGCGGGCGCTGGGCGTGCGGAAACTGGACGTGGTGATCGCCACGCACGCCGACACGGACCACATCGAGGGAGTCAGCGGCGTGCTGCGGGCCCTACCGGTCGGGGAACTGTGGATCGGGCAACGAAAGACGGACGATCCGGTCCTGACGGCCGTGTTGAACGAGGCGCAGGTGCGCGGCGTCCCGGTGCGCGAGGTGCGGCGCGGCGACCGCGTGCAGGCGGGCCGCGCGGCCCTGACGGTCCTGTGGCCCCCCGGCAACGTGTGGAGTACCGAGGACAACGACAACAGCGTCGCCGTTCGACTGGACGTGGGTGGCTGGCACGCCGCGTTCCTGGGCGACCTGCCCGCCCCCGCCGAGGCCGCGCTGAACACCGGCCCGCTGAACCTGCTGAAAGCCGCGCACCACGGCAGCCGTTACAGTACCGGCGAGGCCCTACTGGCGCAGGCGCGCCCCACCGACGCCGTGATCAGCGTGGGCCGCAACACCTACGGCCACCCCCACCCGGACGTGCTGGGCAGGCTGGCCGCATCGAACACCCGGACGTGGCGCACCGATCAGAACGGCACGATCACCTGGCCGCTGCCATAAGTGATGTGGGCTGTGGGAACCTCCTCCCTACATCCCACACCCCACGTCCCACAACCCCGCTTCAG includes:
- the rpmH gene encoding 50S ribosomal protein L34 encodes the protein MKRTYQPNVRKRAKTHGFRARMKTKSGRNILARRRAKGRQQLTVADE
- a CDS encoding ComEA family DNA-binding protein, producing MISTDRGWTALLAAGTLLCAALSLGPALLPRPQVPVVTRVPLPPPSPTAAPSGSGQEPPVYPATASVQPLISGRVNLNTATPEQLEALPKVGPSLAAKLIAGRPYRSLADLDRVKGVGPSTLKTLSPLVSF
- a CDS encoding DNA internalization-related competence protein ComEC/Rec2, encoding MGAAPVGVAARTAWSVPGALGVIAGILLALGVTLGFGGNGALSLAGLGALLGALTWREPRRALLLGLAVAGVGAGFLSARTVLARPDPMTPWLGAQVTLRGEWDGQFLTLAEPRARVVVAPKPTQGPGALVVAGRLVPPEGRRTPGGFDQAGWLRSQGGLFVPAPGAVLVAAQVRAHEPERGLRGWFRRGLSAGLDERRAALMQAIELGDRSDITREEFAAGYSVRDAFTRAGLAHLMALSGQNVALITGVLVWLMIRAGASPAWRFGVPAALLLPYLLMLVQPSPSITRAVIMGGVVLVALAVGRGRPDPLGLIALAALLCLLLFPLWLLDLGFGLSFLAVLALTGSARLAGRLPARWPHTLRLAVAATVLAELGTLPVIAGTFGQVPLVGLPANLVAGVIMAALVPLGFLAGLLGPVAAPLNLINGPLASALLLVAQTFGQAPVLTWGVIGPGGTLAFVTAAGAGWLWLMGRVPGRAVLGAVLAGTLLTALPGWVRPAQDIVFLDVGQGDCTLLRLPGLTVLIDAGGSVGSDYDVGGRTVVPALRALGVRKLDVVIATHADTDHIEGVSGVLRALPVGELWIGQRKTDDPVLTAVLNEAQVRGVPVREVRRGDRVQAGRAALTVLWPPGNVWSTEDNDNSVAVRLDVGGWHAAFLGDLPAPAEAALNTGPLNLLKAAHHGSRYSTGEALLAQARPTDAVISVGRNTYGHPHPDVLGRLAASNTRTWRTDQNGTITWPLP